The Astatotilapia calliptera chromosome 17, fAstCal1.2, whole genome shotgun sequence genome has a segment encoding these proteins:
- the LOC113009089 gene encoding uncharacterized protein LOC113009089 isoform X1 — MTLSKRNYCYFCGKPQAKISRHLKTHKTAPDVVHAFSLPRDSNERKSLLEKLRNKGNFKHNAAVLHGGVGPLKVKRRPKIKAVEGKFAHCFYCQGMYVRKDLWRHVRRCPNKPKDDTDKEPGRTKVLGLALTLESQCYPQVSSGVWKVLAVMKQDEIASAVRNDFTVIQFAQSLYNKHGQDPTKYDYIRQKLREAGRLLLCLRTEFSVHNMEEAIKPANFQRVVQAVKKVSGFDEETLSYKTPSLALKLGHTLHKMSDIIHCRALMTEDEALIKSTDAFKKLYVSKWSEMVSHRALNTLSEAKFNKPSTLPFTEDVRILHHYLQKSAESAFCSLENEATAQNYAQLAQVTLSQIIVFNRRRSGEVSKMRLKSFLERDKTALHTDVAMGLSEMEQRLCNYFCRIEIMGKRDRNVPVLLTPSMLDALSLLVSRRPDCGICATNIYLFARPRSMSHYRGMDSLRVHAHQCGAKQPEYLRSTQLRKHVATLSQVLNLKNNELDQVADFLGHDIRVHREFYRLPVPTTQLAKISKLLLTLEKGQLSQIQGKSLDEIKIEDEIALSDAETKDSESESDDDDTALTMLACGTSEPVHAVADSTNTAQLQDTVDCADEGPLTMPAASETAAPSEEKNAAQSHNSRRAPKNMWSKAEVAAVMRHFKDHINKGKLATKNECSHCKLVEDPVLAGRTVQNIRDFVRNRGLTAKRQKKMN; from the exons ATGActttaagtaaaagaaattactGCTATTTTTGTGGCAAACCACAAGCTAAAATTTCCCGCCACCTGAAAACGCACAAAACGGCTCCTGATGTTGTGCATGCATTTTCCCTGCCTAGAGACTCAAACGAGCGTAAAAGTCTGTTAGAGAAATTGAGAAATAAGGGAAATTTTAAGCATAATGCTGCAGTTTTGCATGGTGGAGTGGGACCACTGAAAGTGAAGAGAAGACCCAAGATTAAAGCAGTAGAGGGAAAGTTTGCTCATTGCTTTTATTGTCAAGGGATGTATGTTCGCAAGGATCTTTGGAGACATGTCCGCAGATGTCCTAACAAACCAAAAGATGACACGGATAAAGAACCTGGAAGAACCAAAGTACTCGGCCTGGCTTTAACTCTGGAGTCTCAGTGTTATCCGCAGGTGTCAAGTGGAGTCTGGAAGGTTCTTGCTGTTATGAAACAAGATGAGATTGCCTCAGCTGTGCGAAATGACTTTACTGTTATTCAGTTTGCCCAGTCCCTCTACAATAAACATGGACAAGACCCTACAAAGTATGATTATATACGACAGAAGCTTCGTGAAGCGGGACGTTTGTTGTTGTGTCTGCGCACAGAATTCTCAGTGCATAACATGGAAGAAGCTATTAAGCCTGCTAATTTCCAGAGAGTTGTGCAAGCAGTAAAGAAAGTTTCAGGTTTTGATGAAGAGACACTGTCATACAAAACTCCAAGCCTTGCGCTGAAACTGGGACATACACTGCATAAAATGTCTGACATTATCCATTGTCGTGCCCTCATGACAGAGGATGAAGCCCTAATCAAGTCCACTGATGCGTTCAAGAAGTTGTATGTCTCCAAATGGTCTGAGATGGTGTCTCACCGTGCCTTGAACACATTGAGTGAGGCAAAGTTTAACAAGCCATCAACATTGCCCTTTACAGAAGATGTTCGGATTCTCCATCACTACCTTCAAAAATCTGCAGAAAGTGCCTTTTGCAGCTTGGAGAACGAAGCCACAGCTCAGAATTATGCCCAACTTGCACAAGTTACACTCTCACAAATCATTGTGTTCAACCGAAGACGTTCTGGAGAGGTTTCAAAGATGCGCCTCAAAAGTTTTCttgaaagagacaaaacagCACTCCACACAGATGTTGCCATGGGGCTCTCAGAAATGGAACAGAGACTCTGTAACTATTTCTGTAGAATAGAAATAATGGGAAAAAGGGACAGAAATGTTCCAGTTCTGCTAACACCAAGCATGCTGGATGCTCTGTCACTACTGGTTAGTAGGAGGCCTGACTGTGGTATTTGTGCCACTAATATCTACCTCTTTGCAAGACCCCGATCAATGAGTCATTACAGAGGAATGGACTCCTTGCGTGTTCATGCACACCAGTGTGGAGCAAAGCAGCCTGAGTATCTAAGATCGACACAGCTCAGAAAACATGTTGCCACACTCTCACAAGTccttaatttgaaaaacaacGAACTTGATCAGGTTGCAGATTTCCTGGGTCATGATATCCGCGTTCACCGCGAATTCTACAGATTACCAGTTCCCACAACACAGCTGGCCAAGATTTCCAAACTGCTTTTAACACTGGAAAAAGGACAACTTTCCCAGATCCAGGGGAAATCACTGGATGAGATCAAAATAGAAG ATGAAATTGCATTAAGTGATGCTGAAACAAAGGACAGTGAGAGTGAATCAGATGATGATGACACAGCACTCACAATGTTGGCGTGTGGCACCAGTGAGCCTGTACATGCAGTAGCTGATTCCACAAACACAGCGCAGCTCCAAGACACTGTAGATTGTG CAGATGAAGGACCACTCACAATGCCTGCAGCAAGTGAGACTGCTGCTCCCTCTGAAG AGAAAAATGCTGCTCAATCCCACAATTCCCGAAGAGCTCCCAAAAACATGTGGTCCAAGGCTGAGGTTGCTGCAGTGATGAGGCATTTTAAAGACCACATAAACAAAGGGAAACTAGCCAccaaaaatgaatgcagtcattgCAAATTGGTAGAAGATCCGGTGTTGGCAGGAAGAACAGTTCAAAACATAAGAGATTTTGTAAGAAACAGAGGATTAACtgcaaaaaggcagaaaaaaatgaactaa
- the LOC113009089 gene encoding uncharacterized protein LOC113009089 isoform X2 — translation MTLSKRNYCYFCGKPQAKISRHLKTHKTAPDVVHAFSLPRDSNERKSLLEKLRNKGNFKHNAAVLHGGVGPLKVKRRPKIKAVEGKFAHCFYCQGMYVRKDLWRHVRRCPNKPKDDTDKEPGRTKVLGLALTLESQCYPQVSSGVWKVLAVMKQDEIASAVRNDFTVIQFAQSLYNKHGQDPTKYDYIRQKLREAGRLLLCLRTEFSVHNMEEAIKPANFQRVVQAVKKVSGFDEETLSYKTPSLALKLGHTLHKMSDIIHCRALMTEDEALIKSTDAFKKLYVSKWSEMVSHRALNTLSEAKFNKPSTLPFTEDVRILHHYLQKSAESAFCSLENEATAQNYAQLAQVTLSQIIVFNRRRSGEVSKMRLKSFLERDKTALHTDVAMGLSEMEQRLCNYFCRIEIMGKRDRNVPVLLTPSMLDALSLLVSRRPDCGICATNIYLFARPRSMSHYRGMDSLRVHAHQCGAKQPEYLRSTQLRKHVATLSQVLNLKNNELDQVADFLGHDIRVHREFYRLPVPTTQLAKISKLLLTLEKGQLSQIQGKSLDEIKIEDEIALSDAETKDSESESDDDDTALTMLACGTSEPVHAVADSTNTAQLQDTVDCDEGPLTMPAASETAAPSEEKNAAQSHNSRRAPKNMWSKAEVAAVMRHFKDHINKGKLATKNECSHCKLVEDPVLAGRTVQNIRDFVRNRGLTAKRQKKMN, via the exons ATGActttaagtaaaagaaattactGCTATTTTTGTGGCAAACCACAAGCTAAAATTTCCCGCCACCTGAAAACGCACAAAACGGCTCCTGATGTTGTGCATGCATTTTCCCTGCCTAGAGACTCAAACGAGCGTAAAAGTCTGTTAGAGAAATTGAGAAATAAGGGAAATTTTAAGCATAATGCTGCAGTTTTGCATGGTGGAGTGGGACCACTGAAAGTGAAGAGAAGACCCAAGATTAAAGCAGTAGAGGGAAAGTTTGCTCATTGCTTTTATTGTCAAGGGATGTATGTTCGCAAGGATCTTTGGAGACATGTCCGCAGATGTCCTAACAAACCAAAAGATGACACGGATAAAGAACCTGGAAGAACCAAAGTACTCGGCCTGGCTTTAACTCTGGAGTCTCAGTGTTATCCGCAGGTGTCAAGTGGAGTCTGGAAGGTTCTTGCTGTTATGAAACAAGATGAGATTGCCTCAGCTGTGCGAAATGACTTTACTGTTATTCAGTTTGCCCAGTCCCTCTACAATAAACATGGACAAGACCCTACAAAGTATGATTATATACGACAGAAGCTTCGTGAAGCGGGACGTTTGTTGTTGTGTCTGCGCACAGAATTCTCAGTGCATAACATGGAAGAAGCTATTAAGCCTGCTAATTTCCAGAGAGTTGTGCAAGCAGTAAAGAAAGTTTCAGGTTTTGATGAAGAGACACTGTCATACAAAACTCCAAGCCTTGCGCTGAAACTGGGACATACACTGCATAAAATGTCTGACATTATCCATTGTCGTGCCCTCATGACAGAGGATGAAGCCCTAATCAAGTCCACTGATGCGTTCAAGAAGTTGTATGTCTCCAAATGGTCTGAGATGGTGTCTCACCGTGCCTTGAACACATTGAGTGAGGCAAAGTTTAACAAGCCATCAACATTGCCCTTTACAGAAGATGTTCGGATTCTCCATCACTACCTTCAAAAATCTGCAGAAAGTGCCTTTTGCAGCTTGGAGAACGAAGCCACAGCTCAGAATTATGCCCAACTTGCACAAGTTACACTCTCACAAATCATTGTGTTCAACCGAAGACGTTCTGGAGAGGTTTCAAAGATGCGCCTCAAAAGTTTTCttgaaagagacaaaacagCACTCCACACAGATGTTGCCATGGGGCTCTCAGAAATGGAACAGAGACTCTGTAACTATTTCTGTAGAATAGAAATAATGGGAAAAAGGGACAGAAATGTTCCAGTTCTGCTAACACCAAGCATGCTGGATGCTCTGTCACTACTGGTTAGTAGGAGGCCTGACTGTGGTATTTGTGCCACTAATATCTACCTCTTTGCAAGACCCCGATCAATGAGTCATTACAGAGGAATGGACTCCTTGCGTGTTCATGCACACCAGTGTGGAGCAAAGCAGCCTGAGTATCTAAGATCGACACAGCTCAGAAAACATGTTGCCACACTCTCACAAGTccttaatttgaaaaacaacGAACTTGATCAGGTTGCAGATTTCCTGGGTCATGATATCCGCGTTCACCGCGAATTCTACAGATTACCAGTTCCCACAACACAGCTGGCCAAGATTTCCAAACTGCTTTTAACACTGGAAAAAGGACAACTTTCCCAGATCCAGGGGAAATCACTGGATGAGATCAAAATAGAAG ATGAAATTGCATTAAGTGATGCTGAAACAAAGGACAGTGAGAGTGAATCAGATGATGATGACACAGCACTCACAATGTTGGCGTGTGGCACCAGTGAGCCTGTACATGCAGTAGCTGATTCCACAAACACAGCGCAGCTCCAAGACACTGTAGATTGTG ATGAAGGACCACTCACAATGCCTGCAGCAAGTGAGACTGCTGCTCCCTCTGAAG AGAAAAATGCTGCTCAATCCCACAATTCCCGAAGAGCTCCCAAAAACATGTGGTCCAAGGCTGAGGTTGCTGCAGTGATGAGGCATTTTAAAGACCACATAAACAAAGGGAAACTAGCCAccaaaaatgaatgcagtcattgCAAATTGGTAGAAGATCCGGTGTTGGCAGGAAGAACAGTTCAAAACATAAGAGATTTTGTAAGAAACAGAGGATTAACtgcaaaaaggcagaaaaaaatgaactaa